One window of Chloroflexus aggregans DSM 9485 genomic DNA carries:
- a CDS encoding S1C family serine protease, which yields MSERTGRGRGIVLFIELFLLLVIAGAFVWTALVNDRRETVAVTPSPTPVTLTMPTIIPMTATDLEAQIAAVYREAGPSVVNITSRSISYDFFFNPVPRQGSGSGFFYDTAGHIVTNYHVVADADELQVTLADGRTVSAKIVGSDPSNDLAVIKVDLPADEIRPLPIGDSTQVYVGQFVLAIGNPFGLERTLTFGIISALGRVIESPNQRFIGEVIQSDVAINPGNSGGPLLDLSGRVIGVNSAILSPSGANAGIGFAISARTVQRVVPVLIREGRYPHPSLGVRLIELTPQRAALFERAGMNLPTKQGLLIAELIEGGPAARAGLRGPQQVVRVGNWILPVGGDIIVAINGRSITSSQELLVYLETETQVGETVQVTVIRDGRERIIPVTLAELSS from the coding sequence ATGTCGGAACGAACCGGTCGCGGTCGGGGCATTGTGTTGTTCATCGAACTGTTTTTGCTGCTGGTCATTGCCGGTGCGTTCGTATGGACAGCTTTGGTGAATGATCGTCGGGAAACCGTGGCGGTTACGCCATCGCCAACACCGGTAACGTTAACCATGCCTACGATCATTCCAATGACCGCGACCGATCTGGAAGCGCAGATCGCCGCCGTCTATCGTGAGGCTGGGCCGAGTGTGGTAAATATCACCAGTCGCTCGATCAGCTACGACTTTTTCTTTAATCCGGTGCCCCGCCAGGGTAGTGGCTCGGGCTTTTTCTACGATACCGCAGGCCATATTGTCACCAACTATCACGTGGTGGCCGATGCCGACGAATTGCAAGTAACGCTCGCCGATGGGCGTACTGTGTCGGCCAAGATTGTTGGCAGTGACCCATCGAACGATCTGGCCGTGATTAAGGTTGATTTACCGGCCGATGAAATTCGGCCACTGCCGATCGGTGATTCGACGCAGGTCTACGTCGGCCAATTTGTGCTCGCCATCGGTAATCCGTTTGGTCTTGAACGTACCCTCACTTTTGGGATTATCAGTGCGCTTGGACGGGTCATCGAGAGTCCGAACCAGCGCTTCATCGGCGAGGTGATTCAGTCTGATGTGGCGATCAATCCCGGCAACTCTGGCGGGCCGCTGCTCGATTTGTCAGGACGGGTGATTGGGGTCAATTCAGCCATTCTCAGTCCCAGTGGGGCCAATGCCGGCATCGGTTTTGCTATCTCGGCGCGAACGGTGCAGCGCGTAGTACCGGTGTTGATCCGGGAAGGGCGCTATCCGCATCCATCGTTGGGAGTGCGCCTAATCGAACTGACGCCGCAACGTGCTGCTCTGTTTGAGCGGGCCGGTATGAATTTGCCGACCAAGCAGGGTCTGCTTATTGCCGAGCTGATCGAGGGTGGCCCGGCGGCTCGAGCCGGTTTGCGAGGCCCGCAGCAGGTCGTGCGGGTCGGAAACTGGATTTTGCCGGTTGGTGGCGATATTATCGTGGCAATCAATGGCCGCTCGATTACGAGCAGCCAAGAGCTGTTGGTCTATCTCGAAACCGAAACCCAAGTGGGTGAAACGGTGCAAGTAACCGTTATCCGGGATGGTCGCGAGCGGATTATCCCGGTGACGTTAGCCGAATTGTCGTCGTAA
- a CDS encoding MerR family transcriptional regulator, protein MLVRRMSLEELARVTGLPVPVLQYLTDLGYIHPFPQLPAAEFDELRRIRRLIDDLGVATDTVDLILHMRRRMLAMQREIARLRAELAYRRAFDGVTTWVDADWYE, encoded by the coding sequence ATGTTAGTGCGACGGATGAGTTTAGAGGAATTGGCACGTGTTACCGGTTTGCCGGTGCCGGTGTTGCAATATTTGACCGATCTGGGGTACATCCATCCTTTTCCCCAGTTGCCGGCGGCTGAATTTGATGAACTACGCCGGATTAGGCGCTTGATCGACGATCTCGGTGTAGCGACCGATACCGTTGATCTGATCTTACATATGCGCCGGCGCATGCTGGCGATGCAGCGTGAAATCGCTCGACTGCGCGCCGAATTGGCGTACCGACGAGCTTTTGATGGCGTGACGACATGGGTTGACGCTGATTGGTATGAATGA
- a CDS encoding Hsp20/alpha crystallin family protein, whose product MSDASYIRILRSRWPYAQFDTRPWSPPINVCETDHEMVLVIELAGVDPATLQIEAYPELVRIAGARQLALPAGLRRLHRMEIAAGVFQIEVPFEQPIDPERTSARSVHGLLEIRLPFAGRPRRQVVIPVAEGE is encoded by the coding sequence ATGAGCGATGCTTCATACATTCGTATTTTACGCAGCCGGTGGCCGTATGCTCAGTTCGATACTCGGCCGTGGTCGCCGCCGATTAACGTTTGCGAAACCGATCACGAAATGGTGCTGGTGATCGAATTGGCCGGTGTGGATCCGGCAACGTTACAGATTGAAGCATACCCAGAACTGGTCCGCATCGCCGGAGCACGCCAACTAGCGCTACCGGCAGGCCTGCGCCGCTTGCACCGTATGGAGATCGCTGCCGGCGTGTTCCAGATTGAAGTGCCGTTTGAGCAACCCATCGATCCTGAGCGCACAAGTGCCCGTTCAGTCCATGGGCTACTGGAAATCCGACTGCCGTTTGCCGGGCGTCCACGGCGGCAGGTAGTTATTCCGGTAGCAGAGGGAGAATAA